The DNA sequence CATCGCATTTATCGAAAATTTCTGCATTGTTGGGCAGATCCCTACATGGAATATAAGCCGAGATACACATAGTTGCCGATTTTCGAGTAAATTGAAGTCCCATTGTCGCCAAACTACAGCGTATTGTTGGTCGAGTATTATTTTCCACAATCACTTTCACCTGCCCGCCTAGATCGGTATCTCGCCGGAGGCTGGTTCCGGAGTGGGCCTTCCCTCTTCCGGACACAGGTATTGTGTTTGGATGGGAACATGTATTCCGTTATCAACATCCGCGTCCCACTAGATGGCTACAGGCCTGGAAAAAGCCTGAGAAAGCTCTACAACCAAAACTCACGGAAATTTCGTGTGGAAATTGGGGAGGCTTTCATTGACCTCGAAAAGGAGCGACTCTATCAAACCCAGAAAAAACGTTTCAAGGGATTTATCTTCGACACGTTGGAGGAATTCCTGTACGCGGGATCTGCGTTTTACTTGTTCGATACGCGGGAGGTCAGAGTTTACGATGGCGACAAGTTGGTAGCTGTCAGCTATTTCGATGCGGGTTCCAATAGCATTGCCAGTTTGTTGGGATTGTATGATCAGAGCTATGCAGATCGAAGCCTTGGAATGTTTACCATGTTGGTGGAAATCCATTATGCCCAATCCAAGGGCTTGAAATTCTACTATCCGGGCTATGTGCTGGAGGGAATGTCGGCATTTGATTACAAGCTCCGATTGGGAAGTATCCAATACCACAACTGGAAAGGCCGATGGAGACCATTTCCCAAAGTGAATGAGGAAACCTTGGTTGTAGAGAAGATTCAACAGGGACTGGTGGCTGCTCAGCGGTTACTAGATGCCAAGTGTGTACCATACGAATCTAGCCTTTATCCATTCTTTTCGGTGGGCTATCTGGAAGGATTCGCAGTAGAATTTCTCAAAAGTGTCTCCTTTCTCAAGCTATTTCCCGATTCCTTCACGGCACAAACCGGACTTGACCTCGTGCTAGAGTATGTGGTGGAAGAAGGGTGTTACCTATTGAGCCGTGTTCGACGCACAACTGATTTTCTCGATTTCATGAGTGCTGAATTCTCCGAAGAATTCTTGGACCATGATCGAGTGCAACCGGCGCTTTTGACGAGAGAAGAGTTGATTGCACGGGATTTCACTCCAGACAATCTTGTCGAAATCGCTTTACAAATCGGCAAGACAGAACTTGCCCTGTAGCGCCTAAAGGGATAATCCATCCAACAAGGCCAGATAATCCACAATTCCCTTTTCGATTTCAGATTTCAGAATGTACTCGTCAGCAGTATGCGAACGAGCAGAGTCGCCCGGACCGATTTTGAGGGTCGGGTAGGGGATGAGTGCTTGATCTGATAGGGTCGGTGAGCCGTAAACGTTTTTTCCTAGCGCCTTGCCTTTGACAGCGATTGGATGATCTGCTGAGAGACGAGAGGAATTTAGACGTAATGACCGAGCCTTGACTTCGCAGGAAACGTGTGATTGGATAATCTCGAGTGTTTCAGCATTGCTGTACCACTCATTCGTCCGGACGTCCACAACAAAAGCGCACCGATCGGGAACGACATTGTGCTGAGAGCCTGCCTGAATCTGAGTGACTGACATTTTCACGGGCCCCAGAAACTCGGATGATTGCTCGAATTGGTATGTCCTGAACCATTCGATATCCTTCATCGCTTCGTAAATGGCATTTACCCCTTCTTCTCTAGCAGCATGGCCCGCTACCCCTTGAGATTCGCAGTCGAGGACCATCAATCCTTTTTCCGCGATGGCCAGATCCATCTGTGTGGGTTCCCCGATAATCCCCAAATCAATCGATCCAAGTTCAGGTAGAATAGAGGCAATGCCGTTTTTTCCTGAAATCTCCTCCTCAGCAGTAGCCGCTAGGATCAGGTTATACGGCAGGTCTTTCTCATGTTGAAGGGTCAGAAAGGTTGCGATGAGCGAGACAAGCGGTCCGCCGGCATCATTGCTTCCCAAGCCGTAGAGGGTGTCTCCTTCCCAAGTTGGATGAAAAGGGTCGCGTTGCCATGATGGATTGGGTTTCACTGTGTCATGATGCGAATTGAGCAAAATCACAGGTTTGGAAGGGTCCCAAGTGTGATTTTTGGCCCAAATGTTATGACCGCTTCTCTGGATGCTGGCTCCATGAGAATCGAGAAATCCGGCGATCAATTCAGCAGTATCTTGCTCTTGCCGTGATAGGGAAGGGGTTTGGATCAATTGTTCCAGGAGCTCGATGGCCGGAGCAGCGAAAGAGGTATTCATCATTCGGAAGTTGAGGGAATCAAGATTTCTGTACCGATAAACTGCGGTGTGTGTAGGCCTGACAGGGCGGATTGGGAGCAAATGTACACTCTGTTTACCCCGTGATTCAATGCATCGAAAGCATTATCCAGTTTCGGAATCATACCTCCAACAATGTGGCCTTGTTGCCGATGATCAGCATAACTCGATGGGGTGAGTTGCTGGATCAAGGTTTGATCATCGTCCGGATCAATCATCACACCGGGCTTTTCGAAGCCATACACGAGATGCACTTCATAGAAAGCCGAAAGCGCCTGAGCAACTACCGATGCAATGGTGTCCGCATTGGTATTCAGCATATTGCCCTGCCCATCATGGGTGAGTGGTGCCATGACTGGGGTAATGCCAGCTTGGATCAATTGAGCGAGACGGTCACCATCTACAGCGACGATGTCTCCCACCCAGCCGTAGTCGATGGTTTTCACAGGGCGTTTGATAGCCTGAATGACATTCATGTCTGCACCGGTAATGCCAAGGGCATTGATCCCCAGTGCCTGAAGAGAGGCTACTAATTGCTTATTCTTGAGACCTCCATAAACCATCATGGCGACCTCTAGCATGGGTTTATCCGTGATGCGTCGGCCATCGACCATTTGGACTTGGATGCCGAGTCTCTCCGCAATCTGGGTTCCGGTTTTTCCGCCTCCATGTACTAGCACTTTTGCGCCGGGGAGTTGGGCGAAATCTGCAAGTAATTGAGTGCGCTTGGCGGGGTCGGCCAAGACATGTCCGCCTATTTTGAGGATGGTCAGTCTATTCATGTATGTTGAATTCAGGCGGGGGAGGGCCTTACAAAATTAGGGGTCAATGCGCTTTCCCCCAAATCACGCATTTTTCACCTTGCCAACGCGTTGCGATCAGCCAGTGTTCTCCGCCTTCTCGGAGACCCAATTGTTTGCGAATGTCGGCAACTTGAAAGGGGAAGTGCCGCTGGACAATATGGGCTCTATTGATTCCCTGCTTTTTCAGCCATCGTTTGATCGCCTTGGGCTTGTAGGGCATCATCTCAAGGATATCCCAGACACGGCCCGGAAAGGGCAGTTCCGGAAGTTGCGTTCCAAAGAAGAAGCCCATCGAATGATTCATTGCACCGGGTAAATCAGGAAAAGCATGCTCAAACAAAGTTTGGGTAGTTCTGGCCTTATAGCATGCCACATCTGGCTCGATGAGGACGGTAGGATGGGCGGGCAGTTGGCGCGAATCGGGTTTGTTGGGCGCTCCTTGAGGAAATTCATAGGAGAATCGGTGATTCTGCCGCAGGATCTTGAGGTGAATGTACTTGTTTGCGTCTGCTGTTTTGCGCCAGTGGAGCAGCAGTTCTTTGCACTCATTGCCAATGGATACCACTTCAATGACTTGAATTTGGGGCAAATCATCCCAAGCGGCGGAGATATCCAGCATGGGAGAGGCTTTGATCATGATTTGCTGCGCGAGTTGCTGCATTCGTCCGAATAGCGACACTACATCTGGGGAGCATTCACCAAGTTTGACCAGTCTTTTGCCGGTGGAGTTTCTCCGATCGGGATCGACAAAAATAAGGTCGAAGGGATTTCCCTTGTAAGTTTCCAAAAATAGATGTGCTGATTCATTTCGAATTTCAACATTTCTCGTATTTAGGAGTTTTAGATTATGTCGAGTAATGTCAGCAAGCAGCTTGTCCGCTTCGAGGCTCGTGACATTTTGAAAGGATTGGGAAAAATGATACGAATCAACGCCCAGTCCTGCTGTCATGTCCAAACAGTGGATTCCGGATGCTTCCTTGAGTGAGGCTGCCTTTTCGCTGCTACATTGTTCGAAAGCGCGTTGGGGAATGATGCAGGCATGGTTGTAATAAGAAGGAAGCTTTTGTGCAGCCTTCTTAAGTATTGCCAACTGGCTTGCGATCAACTGGATAGGCAAATCCGATTTTGAATGAGACAAAGCAAAGGTCACGGGGTCTTCCCCTTGATGTCGTTTCAGTAAATTTCGAATTTTCGGTTCAGTTAGGATTTCAAACTCCTCGTGTGTCATACATTTGGATCAAGACTTACTTTTGCGTACAATAGCGCAGCATTTAGCCTAATTACCTGATAAAATTGTCATTCTCATGAAGCGTACCAAGCACATCGTCGCCATGCTTCTGCTCGTATTCACCCTCGGGACTATGTTGAGCGGATGCTATGCCCACAGAACTTGCCAAGCGACCAAAATTGGTAATCACAGATAAGAACGCTTATGGACAAATGGGCAATTCTCCATCAAGAGGCCCAGTTAGCCGCAATCGAGGAACGCTCTTATGAGCGACCACAACTGATTTTCAAGCATAGTACACGTTGTGGGATTTCTTCGCAAGCACAGCATGTGTTGGATCAAGCCACTGCGGATTTACAGGGTCAAGTAGACCTGTACTATCTAGATTTGATCGCATATCGATCAATCTCCAATCTTGTTGCGGATAGATTTGGGATTCCTCATCAATCGCCACAAGTCATTGTAGTCAAAGATGGAAAGGTCGTACATCAGGCCAGTCATTTTTCCATCGCTCCTACAAAGATTCTGGAGGCAGTTTAGGTATTTGATTCTCACTCCTGAAAAAGACTTCAGCCCAAGTAGATCTTGGGCTGAAGTCTTTTTGCTTGTAGAGCCTATATGTACTGGAACTTGACGTGGACCTTCAGATCGGGATGCAAGCTGCAGCATACCGGGCAATTCAACGCCGCATTTTCCAACAAGGACTTGTCGGTATCGCTGAGATTGTGGTTCTCAAAATTCAGCAAAATGTTGACCGCAGCCACTCGACGAGGATTGCTTGCCATGATTTTTTCCACCTCAGCAGTTACTTCCCCCATTTCCAGGTCATTTTTTTCAGACTGAATACCCATGATGGTGATCATGCAGGAAGCAATGGAGGTCGCCAATAGATCTGTCGGAGAAAAAGCCTCCCCTTTGCCGTGGTTGTCAGTTGGGGCATCGGTGATGATGGTATTCTCGGACCTCAGATGGGTAGCAGAGGTGCGCAGATTTCCTTGGTACGTGATGTGTGAAGTCTTCATATTCGGGCCTTTGATGGATGCAAATTACATTTTTTTCTTCCCCATCAAGAATTTCAAAGAAAGGCATTCGGAACTGTCAAGGAGATTCTGTGATTTGGTCAGTTGATGCGGGTTTTTGGAAAATGAATGAATATAAAATAGCTAGAATGCTTCGTTTTCAAACATGATTGTCTACGTGCTAACATATTATTGAATAAAATTTTTTGGCTCAATCTTGACTTGGTACGTCGCAAAATATTAACTAGCACTAAATACGCACCAAATTCCGAGTATTTCCATGCAGGTGAGTACCGTCATCGAACCGAAAAAAAGTGCATTCAAGATCAATTTCCGAGAACTCTATGAGTACCGGGAATTACTTTGGACGCTTACTTACAGGGACTTCAGAGTCAAATATGCCCAAACCATATTGGGATTCTCTTGGGCAGTTCTGAACCCATTTCTCCAAATCTTCATCCTCAGTTTCGTATTTGGCACAGTAGCCAAGGCTGGTACCGGGAATGTTGAAGCCCCACACCTTATCTACACAACTGCGGGTATGTTGGGATATACCTACTTTTCCAACTTGATGACTCAGGCAGGAAGCTCGATCATTATGGCCCAGCAGATGGTCAAGAAGATCTATTTCCCAAGATTGGTCATTCCATTGTCCAAGGCGATCACAGGTCTCATTGACTTGTTGGCCACGATGGTTATCCTCGGCTTGATGATGGTTTACTACCAGTACACCCCAGGTGGGAACATCATCTATCTGCCCTTTTTCATTTTGATTGCTGTACTGTCAGGTTTGGCTGCGGGGATTTGGATGAGTGCTTTGACTGTTAGGTTTAGAGATTTCCAGCAGGTGACCCCTCTGATTGTTCGTTTGGGAATGTACGCAACCCCAATTGCCTACCCTGCGAGCTTGGTTCCTGAGAAATACCTGACTTTGTACTATATGAACCCTATGGCAGGTGTCGTCGAGGGAGTGAGGTGGTGCATTGTGGGGGGAGACCCTCCAAGCACATTGATGTACCTATCTTTTGGATTGATCGCCGTTCTATTTGTTTTCGGAATTTTCTTCTTCAATCGAGTGGAGAGAATGATGGCAGATATCCTCTAGACGCTTCTAATGATGATTTATCCACGATAAAGCCATATGATTTATCTTAGTGTTAGTTTGCCCAAATCAGCGAGTACACTTCTTTTTTCCTACACGGAGCAAATGCTGTTTGCAACGGGCCGCAAGCATGGGCAGGAAGCACTTCGTGCTGCGGTGAAATCAGGGAAGCTAGAAGGATTGGATGGCTTTGTTGAGAGGTTTGGCTGGAAGGAAGCGATACATCTGTTGAGAATCAGCATATTTAAGGGTGATGTGGTAGTCAAATCGCATCGTGGCCCAAGCTTTTGGATTAGGCAGCTGATCAGATTGGGATTGGCCAAGGTGACGTTCATTTACAGAGATCCACGAGATGTAATGCTTTCGGCACGAGATCATGCTAGACGGACAGCCGATTCAGATTTTCCCCAATTCCAACAATATCTAGATTTTGAAGCTGGAATCAAGCATCTCAAGATGATTATAAAAAGGGCCATCTGGTGGATAAAATTGGACCGAGCTTTGAATCTGGAGTATGTAAAGTTGTTGGCCGATCCGGTTACCCAGCTAAAAAAGGTCAATGAATATTTTGGGTGGAATCTTCAAGAAGAAGATTTGGAAAAAATTGTCCAAAATGAATCCAAGGGTCGCTCTTCCGGAAAATCAAATTTCAACCAAGGCAAAATCAGTCGCTATCAGGAAGAAATGACACCCGATCAGGTCGCTCACTTCAATGAGATTTTTGCCCCTGAGCTAGAGTTGATGGGATTCCCACAATAAGCGCTCAGTGCCTTCTACAGCTGAAAGACTATCTACTCATCCCCCTTTATTTCACGGAAGTATATCACTTCTGATTGTCAACTTTCAATCAAGATCGATGTCGGACATCGCGATACAAGTCGAGCATATCTCCAAGATGTACCAACTGGGCGCCATCGGTGCTGGAACATTGAGAGAAACCTTCCAAAATGCCTGGAGAAGTCTGAATGGCAAGCACAATTCCGATGTAGGGAAGACCAAAGAGTTTTGGGCACTTCGGGATGTCAACTTCGAGGTCAAGCACGGTGAAGTAGTGGGGATCGTAGGGAAGAATGGTGCCGGAAAAAGTACCCTGCTCAAGGTGCTCTCCAAGATTACCGAGCCTACTGAAGGCCGAATTAAGCTTGGTGGACGAATTGCTTCTCTGCTGGAGGTCGGTACAGGCTTTCACCCTGAGTTGACTGGCCGTGAGAATATTTTCCTCAATGGATCTATCCTCGGAATGACGCGGGTTGAAATCAAGCAGAAGTTTGATGAAATCGTGGAGTTCAGTGGAGTGGAAAAATTTCTCGATACGCCCGTGAAGCGTTATTCAAGCGGGATGTATGTGCGTTTGGCTTTTGCTGTGGCAGCACATTTGGAACCAGAAATTCTCGTGATTGATGAGGTGCTGGCAGTAGGTGATATGGAGTTCCAGAAGAAATGCCTAGGAAAAATGAAGGATGTGGCAGGTCAGGGTAGAACGGTCCTGTTCGTGAGCCACAACATGGCAGCCGTGAATTCTCTGTGTTCCAAAGCGATTTTCCTCCAAAATGGGCAAGTTCATAGCATGGGCCCTACCTCCGACATTATTCCAAAATACATGGATTCCTCTTCAGAAGGAGTTCATGGGAATACTGTCAGCATCGAGGGAGACAAGAAGCTTCCCATTCGCCCTACTGGCGTACAAGTACTGGTGAATGAAACGCCCAATCGTACCATGAAAATGGGTGACAACTTGACGGTAAGGATGTTCTTCGATAGCAATGAGCCTACCGATTCAGTGTTTGCAGCGATCAACATTATCTCTTCGAATGGAGACCCAATTATTGCAACGAGCAATGAATTTTTGCCTTTTGCAAAAGCCTCAGAGCCTACTAGCCAGGGGTTTGTAGACATCAAGCTCGGGGTTGTTCCGCTGAACAAAGGCACATATTACCTATCTATCTGGTTGGGGCAGCATCGAAAAACCCTACAAATTGTACGTGAGGTGATGTCTTTTCAGGTAGAGGCAAAAGATATATGGGGCAAAGGAAAACTTCCCGCCAAAGCATCCCACCTATATTGGGAGGCAGATTTCCACATTGGAGGAGCAGTTCCTCAAGAAATTATTTAGGCCTTTCATGGCAAGAAACATTAAGCAACGAAATAGCTTCCAGCCAATTTCGTTGCTTTTTTTATGAGTAGCGGTTTGAGAAATTTTCAGAAAAATTAGATCCGCTCGTTGAGTTCAAGGTAAAGCCCGGGATTAACTGGAAGGTGTAATCCCAACTCCATATTTAGGAAAAGGGAAAATTCGGATTGGTACCTTCATCGAAATGGGGTTAATTTGATTTTCCTTACTCTTTACTCCTCTCAGATGATTGGGATATCATGATGCCTATTTAAGCTGCATGTATCACATACATGTGCTTGCAATCTGGGAAGGCCTATTCCAACGACATTGCTACCTAATCTTGATTCGCCCTCCCTTAAACAATTTTTGGGAGCCAAACGAAAAGGTCTGTAAAAGATATGCCTGTCCTTACCCTACCTAGAATTCTTGCCATTTGCATGTTTTGGATGCTGATGGCTTCTTCCTCCCTTGCCCAAACTTCCTTGTTTTCAACCGACTGGATTTCAGCTTGCGATAGCGCTGACCTGACAATCGTTGGTACATGGAATTCTTATCTCTGGTCAGATGGGTCTTCTAATCCGAATCTGGTCGTTTTTCAATCCGGCGATTATTGGTGTGAGGTGAATGATGGTGTGACTATCGTTCGGGATACTATCTCTGTAGAAGTCTTGGGGGGATTGCCTGTGGCCAATATCGATACGATGTTTTGCTCAGGGGATACGGTAACCCTTCCTACATTGCCTAGCGGTTCTTTCTACCTGCAAATGGGGGATACCGTATCGTCTATTGCTGGATTTTCCAATGCCTTGAAAGTAACTGCAGCCGGTGACACTTCTCTGGCCATGCAGATTTTTCAGAAGAGTCTCATCTCGGGGTTGGAGGATACGGTAGGATTGACAGTGCCTGGTACAAGCGGAAATGGAGGATATTTGACAATCACCAATGCTAGGGGGATTCAGTTTGACGTATTGATCCAATCTTTCTTCCAAAGGGTGGCTGTTTGGGCAGATGGCCCTATCTCTACTTCGGTATTTTTGGTCAATGGTCAAGGGGATACGTTGTTGCATAATCCTGTACAATTAGTGGCGGGCAAAAACTGGGTAGAAATAAATACCCTGTTGGAGGTGCAGAACAATTATGTGCTCAGATTGGATACTCCGATTGGAAGTGGTAAGCTCTACGTTGACAAATCCTCCGTTTATCCGATCTCCACGGATCAAATATATTTTGAGCGGGGACAGCCCTCGAAGTTTCAATGGAGCTACTTCTATGAATGGGTAGTCATTCCGATAGTAGGCTGTTTTTCTGACACCTTTCAGGTAAATGTCGATGTACTTCCCGTGCCTTCAGTTTCTCTTCCTTTGGATACGATTGCCTGTGTGGATTCCTTCGAAGTGCTGGTTAGTGCTTCTGCTGGAACGCTGGCTTGGTCTACAGGTGAATCTACACCTTCCATTTGGGTTCAAAGCACAGGTTCCTATACCGCAACTGCAGACTTGAACGGATGTACTGCTTCGGATACCTTCTCCATTACGATCATGGATCCACTGCCGAGTATTCTGAGCCTAGCCAAGGATACTTCTGTGTGTCAGGGTACTACCTTGCTGTGGGATTCTCTGCCGGGCGAGGTTTACTATTCATTTTTTGAAACAGCCACGGAAGAGACTCCCTTCTGGGTGAATCAGGCTTTTGAATTGACGCCTGATGATACATTGACGAATTACTTTGAATTATTCAGGCCCATATCCATCAGCGGAATGCCTTCCTATATCGGGATTTTGACGCCATTTGCCAGCGGAGGAGGAGGATTCGTTTCTATCGCGGAAGATCGAGGAATCGAGTTTACCACCACAGAATCCTTTCATTTGTTAGAGGTAACAACACATGTAGATGGTCCGCTTGAAGGAGAGGTAGTCATACTCAATTCGCTTGGTGATACACTCTTCAAACAGCATGAACAGTTTGAGGCTGGAGGGAATGAGATTTCTATTCAGACACTTTTGCCGGCTGGCGAAACTTACTCCTTGATGCTCATGAATCCTGTTGGTACAGGAAAAATATTTATTGATACCAAGCAAGGCTACCCCTTTAGCAATGGCCCTGTAACCTTCCTCACAGGAAATCCCATTGCCAAGCATTGGAGCCTATTCTATAATTGGCAAGTGGTTCCTGTAAAAGGTTGTCGGAGTGACCGCGTAGCAAATGATCTGAAAATTGGTGAGACTCCAATCATAGATCTTGGGTCTGACACATTGATCTGCTCGAATCAAGCTGTATTGGATGTGACTTTTCCCAATCCGTTGACCACCTATGTTTGGAACAATGGCGCTACAACCGGAAGCATTGTCCTTCAGAATACGGATACGGTTTCGGTGGAGGCCTCGATTTTATCGTGCAGCGCACGTGACACGGTGATCGTGGAAGTAATGTCAAAACCTGCTATTCTGAATGTTCAGGATACGGTGCTTTGCTACAATAAATTTGCTTCTGAACTGATCATTCCTGCAAGTAGTGGATCTGAGTGGGTATTCTGGTATGACTCTTCCTCCAATATTCCAGCATACATAGGCAACAGTCGTGACTATTTGATAGAAGGTGAGTCTGAATCTTTCGTGTTGGCCCGCGGAACTTTTTCGCAGCTGTCCAATATTTCCGGCAATCCCAGTATTCCAGCACCGCTTGGTTTGGGAGCTTACACGACTGTACCGAATGATCGAGGAATGGTTTTTAGCTCTGAGGAGGAATTCCTTTTTCACGCGCTGAGTTTCCACGTCACCCAGTCTGGAGAAGCACATTTTGTGATCGAAGATTCGAATGGCTTAGAGCTATTCGCAGATACTTTTTCGCTGGAGGTGGGAGAGAATAGAGTGCTGTTGAACACCATTCTTCCTGCTGGCGAGAATCACCGCATGTACCTCCGTAAAGGTTCTGGGGGTGTCATGTATGCTGATGCTTCCATCAACTATCCGCTAAGTCAAGATGGAATCACAATTGTCGAAGCCTTTCCACAAGCTTCCAATTATTACTTTTTCTACAATTGGGAGATTTATCCTGCCAGATATTGCTTGTCAGATACCATGACCTATCAGGCCTCCATTTCCATCCCAAGAGGTCTTATGAGTGATAGCATTTATGCGT is a window from the Pontibacter sp. G13 genome containing:
- a CDS encoding ABC transporter ATP-binding protein; translation: MSDIAIQVEHISKMYQLGAIGAGTLRETFQNAWRSLNGKHNSDVGKTKEFWALRDVNFEVKHGEVVGIVGKNGAGKSTLLKVLSKITEPTEGRIKLGGRIASLLEVGTGFHPELTGRENIFLNGSILGMTRVEIKQKFDEIVEFSGVEKFLDTPVKRYSSGMYVRLAFAVAAHLEPEILVIDEVLAVGDMEFQKKCLGKMKDVAGQGRTVLFVSHNMAAVNSLCSKAIFLQNGQVHSMGPTSDIIPKYMDSSSEGVHGNTVSIEGDKKLPIRPTGVQVLVNETPNRTMKMGDNLTVRMFFDSNEPTDSVFAAINIISSNGDPIIATSNEFLPFAKASEPTSQGFVDIKLGVVPLNKGTYYLSIWLGQHRKTLQIVREVMSFQVEAKDIWGKGKLPAKASHLYWEADFHIGGAVPQEII
- a CDS encoding class I SAM-dependent methyltransferase is translated as MAILKKAAQKLPSYYNHACIIPQRAFEQCSSEKAASLKEASGIHCLDMTAGLGVDSYHFSQSFQNVTSLEADKLLADITRHNLKLLNTRNVEIRNESAHLFLETYKGNPFDLIFVDPDRRNSTGKRLVKLGECSPDVVSLFGRMQQLAQQIMIKASPMLDISAAWDDLPQIQVIEVVSIGNECKELLLHWRKTADANKYIHLKILRQNHRFSYEFPQGAPNKPDSRQLPAHPTVLIEPDVACYKARTTQTLFEHAFPDLPGAMNHSMGFFFGTQLPELPFPGRVWDILEMMPYKPKAIKRWLKKQGINRAHIVQRHFPFQVADIRKQLGLREGGEHWLIATRWQGEKCVIWGKAH
- a CDS encoding sulfotransferase domain-containing protein, which encodes MLFATGRKHGQEALRAAVKSGKLEGLDGFVERFGWKEAIHLLRISIFKGDVVVKSHRGPSFWIRQLIRLGLAKVTFIYRDPRDVMLSARDHARRTADSDFPQFQQYLDFEAGIKHLKMIIKRAIWWIKLDRALNLEYVKLLADPVTQLKKVNEYFGWNLQEEDLEKIVQNESKGRSSGKSNFNQGKISRYQEEMTPDQVAHFNEIFAPELELMGFPQ
- a CDS encoding PKD domain-containing protein — translated: MFWMLMASSSLAQTSLFSTDWISACDSADLTIVGTWNSYLWSDGSSNPNLVVFQSGDYWCEVNDGVTIVRDTISVEVLGGLPVANIDTMFCSGDTVTLPTLPSGSFYLQMGDTVSSIAGFSNALKVTAAGDTSLAMQIFQKSLISGLEDTVGLTVPGTSGNGGYLTITNARGIQFDVLIQSFFQRVAVWADGPISTSVFLVNGQGDTLLHNPVQLVAGKNWVEINTLLEVQNNYVLRLDTPIGSGKLYVDKSSVYPISTDQIYFERGQPSKFQWSYFYEWVVIPIVGCFSDTFQVNVDVLPVPSVSLPLDTIACVDSFEVLVSASAGTLAWSTGESTPSIWVQSTGSYTATADLNGCTASDTFSITIMDPLPSILSLAKDTSVCQGTTLLWDSLPGEVYYSFFETATEETPFWVNQAFELTPDDTLTNYFELFRPISISGMPSYIGILTPFASGGGGFVSIAEDRGIEFTTTESFHLLEVTTHVDGPLEGEVVILNSLGDTLFKQHEQFEAGGNEISIQTLLPAGETYSLMLMNPVGTGKIFIDTKQGYPFSNGPVTFLTGNPIAKHWSLFYNWQVVPVKGCRSDRVANDLKIGETPIIDLGSDTLICSNQAVLDVTFPNPLTTYVWNNGATTGSIVLQNTDTVSVEASILSCSARDTVIVEVMSKPAILNVQDTVLCYNKFASELIIPASSGSEWVFWYDSSSNIPAYIGNSRDYLIEGESESFVLARGTFSQLSNISGNPSIPAPLGLGAYTTVPNDRGMVFSSEEEFLFHALSFHVTQSGEAHFVIEDSNGLELFADTFSLEVGENRVLLNTILPAGENHRMYLRKGSGGVMYADASINYPLSQDGITIVEAFPQASNYYFFYNWEIYPARYCLSDTMTYQASISIPRGLMSDSIYACDPIELIATSNLQAAVLWGNGDTTLNLSVASTEEITLQISDGAGCTVEDTIFVEIPENAGLAEDGILCGDVLFTNYDEQAIHLWSTGDSSNTLDISALGAGTYWVEVLEPRGCFLTDTIVVSGFDQFPTLNLGDDLQSCDSILLGSSQPNMTYEWSTGASSPFITAYSSGLYILTITNPNNCATTDTVGVLISKVPQAEFFVPDTIINTDLTVYFINQSDFGDFLWEFGDGQTSTQISPVHTYSDTGWYCVNLITTDLQSNCGSDTATHCVYVQRPNSTDISSLEDISVNVYPNPNYGQIWVDLPDSFNASWNIQMIDGVGRSILSTEWEAGASQKILFEMPDVSRGIYHLRITCGTHQWSFPILYK
- a CDS encoding ABC transporter permease, encoding MQVSTVIEPKKSAFKINFRELYEYRELLWTLTYRDFRVKYAQTILGFSWAVLNPFLQIFILSFVFGTVAKAGTGNVEAPHLIYTTAGMLGYTYFSNLMTQAGSSIIMAQQMVKKIYFPRLVIPLSKAITGLIDLLATMVILGLMMVYYQYTPGGNIIYLPFFILIAVLSGLAAGIWMSALTVRFRDFQQVTPLIVRLGMYATPIAYPASLVPEKYLTLYYMNPMAGVVEGVRWCIVGGDPPSTLMYLSFGLIAVLFVFGIFFFNRVERMMADIL
- the ytxJ gene encoding bacillithiol system redox-active protein YtxJ, with protein sequence MDKWAILHQEAQLAAIEERSYERPQLIFKHSTRCGISSQAQHVLDQATADLQGQVDLYYLDLIAYRSISNLVADRFGIPHQSPQVIVVKDGKVVHQASHFSIAPTKILEAV
- the argB gene encoding acetylglutamate kinase; this translates as MNRLTILKIGGHVLADPAKRTQLLADFAQLPGAKVLVHGGGKTGTQIAERLGIQVQMVDGRRITDKPMLEVAMMVYGGLKNKQLVASLQALGINALGITGADMNVIQAIKRPVKTIDYGWVGDIVAVDGDRLAQLIQAGITPVMAPLTHDGQGNMLNTNADTIASVVAQALSAFYEVHLVYGFEKPGVMIDPDDDQTLIQQLTPSSYADHRQQGHIVGGMIPKLDNAFDALNHGVNRVYICSQSALSGLHTPQFIGTEILIPSTSE
- a CDS encoding OsmC family protein; protein product: MKTSHITYQGNLRTSATHLRSENTIITDAPTDNHGKGEAFSPTDLLATSIASCMITIMGIQSEKNDLEMGEVTAEVEKIMASNPRRVAAVNILLNFENHNLSDTDKSLLENAALNCPVCCSLHPDLKVHVKFQYI
- a CDS encoding M20 family metallo-hydrolase, with product MMNTSFAAPAIELLEQLIQTPSLSRQEQDTAELIAGFLDSHGASIQRSGHNIWAKNHTWDPSKPVILLNSHHDTVKPNPSWQRDPFHPTWEGDTLYGLGSNDAGGPLVSLIATFLTLQHEKDLPYNLILAATAEEEISGKNGIASILPELGSIDLGIIGEPTQMDLAIAEKGLMVLDCESQGVAGHAAREEGVNAIYEAMKDIEWFRTYQFEQSSEFLGPVKMSVTQIQAGSQHNVVPDRCAFVVDVRTNEWYSNAETLEIIQSHVSCEVKARSLRLNSSRLSADHPIAVKGKALGKNVYGSPTLSDQALIPYPTLKIGPGDSARSHTADEYILKSEIEKGIVDYLALLDGLSL